In Myxococcus stipitatus, the following are encoded in one genomic region:
- a CDS encoding protease inhibitor I42 family protein, which produces MAKPKSGAKKATPVGKTGAKPAAKKDKSSRLDLIKNASKRVATTTTTKVVKAAGDAPAKSAKSAAKKAAAEAEPKEKVSEKAAEKVSEKASTKKSAAKAAPAAKTATAKAAPAAKAATGAKASSGKGGSKASAVPAAPPVEKPRPRATKLPPPGEPLTKREMEQLLTAGEGRGVMGEGSLKGRLVVLNEMPNLVVVGRDKRELTFLLQGPDQEVLPAYVNHKVSVSGMIRKTTNHGGVVDVRKYSAKKPEAEVVEAPPADTEPRLRYLSPGEVSMVTAAGMGAGIKGFAAVRGNLEMTGEEFVLVVSNGGTRQQVSFLLDGKAAAKGLRKNVGHTLQVMGVVDKTSGWGGRISAENVEPRPSEARAVSRDEMELVHIEGEVPTSVDVKLNHGLTVRLPEQPGHTWAIEPTVAKRVGLREANFEPGPNGGPATREFFFTPRNPGTFEVEFFLAKALAPGLVDRSFKINVTVKP; this is translated from the coding sequence ATGGCCAAGCCCAAGTCCGGGGCCAAGAAGGCGACTCCCGTTGGCAAGACTGGCGCGAAGCCCGCCGCGAAGAAGGACAAATCCTCTCGGCTGGACCTGATCAAGAACGCGTCCAAGCGCGTCGCCACCACGACGACGACGAAGGTGGTGAAGGCGGCTGGGGACGCGCCCGCCAAGAGCGCCAAGTCGGCCGCGAAGAAGGCGGCTGCGGAGGCCGAGCCGAAGGAGAAGGTCTCGGAGAAGGCCGCCGAGAAGGTCTCGGAGAAGGCCTCCACGAAGAAGTCGGCCGCGAAGGCCGCTCCGGCGGCGAAGACCGCGACGGCGAAGGCTGCTCCGGCCGCGAAGGCCGCGACCGGGGCGAAGGCTTCTTCGGGCAAGGGTGGGTCGAAGGCGTCCGCCGTGCCGGCCGCGCCTCCCGTGGAGAAGCCGCGTCCGCGCGCCACCAAGCTTCCGCCTCCAGGCGAACCGCTCACGAAGCGGGAGATGGAGCAGCTCCTCACCGCCGGCGAGGGGCGCGGAGTGATGGGTGAGGGCAGCCTCAAGGGCCGCCTCGTCGTCCTCAACGAGATGCCCAACCTGGTGGTGGTGGGGCGCGACAAGCGTGAGCTCACCTTCTTGCTCCAGGGGCCGGATCAGGAAGTCCTCCCGGCCTACGTGAACCACAAGGTTTCCGTGAGCGGGATGATCCGCAAGACGACCAACCACGGCGGCGTGGTGGACGTGCGCAAGTACTCCGCCAAGAAGCCGGAGGCGGAGGTGGTCGAGGCGCCGCCCGCGGATACCGAGCCGAGGCTGCGCTACCTGTCGCCTGGAGAGGTCTCCATGGTGACGGCGGCCGGCATGGGCGCGGGCATCAAGGGCTTCGCCGCGGTGCGCGGAAACCTGGAGATGACGGGCGAGGAGTTCGTGCTCGTCGTGTCCAACGGCGGCACGCGGCAGCAGGTGTCGTTCCTCCTCGACGGGAAGGCGGCCGCCAAGGGGCTGCGCAAGAACGTGGGCCACACGCTGCAGGTCATGGGCGTGGTGGACAAGACGTCCGGCTGGGGCGGTCGTATCTCCGCGGAGAACGTGGAGCCTCGGCCGTCGGAAGCGCGCGCGGTGTCTCGCGACGAGATGGAGCTGGTCCACATCGAGGGCGAGGTGCCCACGTCCGTGGACGTGAAGCTCAATCACGGCCTCACCGTCCGCCTGCCCGAGCAGCCCGGTCATACCTGGGCCATCGAGCCCACCGTGGCCAAGCGCGTCGGTCTGCGCGAGGCCAACTTCGAGCCGGGTCCCAATGGGGGGCCCGCCACTCGAGAGTTTTTCTTCACCCCCCGCAACCCGGGGACATTCGAGGTGGAGTTCTTCCTGGCCAAGGCGCTGGCGCCGGGCCTGGTTGATCGCTCCTTCAAAATCAACGTCACGGTCAAGCCCTGA
- the glp gene encoding gephyrin-like molybdotransferase Glp: MNDAATLLPEDEARARILALAAPLSAEWVALEEGLGRTLAEDVMAQRTLPPWDNSAMDGYAVRAADLAGALPVRLPVLETVFAGGAARQDVRPGTCVRIMTGAPLPAGADAVVMRERVRPVPDGGVDEVDVLEAVAPGQFVRPRGEDAREGELLLARGTPLGIPELGLLWGQGMLSAPVPRAPRVAILSTGDELCRADEPPRGRIVDTNAPSLALAVRRAGGLPSLLGIARDTRDSVAEALSRAHGFDVVLTSAGVSVGERDYVKEVLAAIGVEQHLWRVAIKPGKPLVVGTRGTTLFFGLPGNPTSSLVTFELFVRPTLRRLLGHADTAPVRVSGRLDGQLSKPPGLAHFVRVTATWKDGALWARPLSTQTSGALRSAAAATHLLHFTRGASSLSHGDLVELLPVSWGA; the protein is encoded by the coding sequence ATGAACGACGCCGCGACGCTGCTTCCAGAAGACGAAGCCCGAGCCCGAATCCTGGCCCTGGCCGCGCCCCTGTCCGCCGAGTGGGTGGCCCTGGAAGAGGGCCTGGGACGCACGCTGGCCGAGGACGTGATGGCCCAGCGCACCCTGCCCCCTTGGGACAACTCGGCGATGGACGGCTACGCGGTGCGCGCGGCCGACCTGGCCGGAGCCCTCCCGGTGAGGCTGCCCGTGCTGGAGACCGTCTTCGCCGGAGGCGCAGCGCGTCAAGATGTCCGCCCGGGCACCTGCGTGCGCATCATGACGGGAGCCCCGCTTCCGGCGGGCGCGGACGCCGTGGTGATGCGGGAGCGCGTGCGGCCGGTGCCCGATGGGGGCGTGGACGAAGTGGACGTCCTGGAGGCCGTGGCACCCGGTCAGTTCGTGCGGCCTCGAGGTGAGGACGCGCGCGAGGGTGAGCTGCTGCTGGCCCGAGGCACCCCTCTGGGCATCCCCGAGCTGGGGCTGCTCTGGGGTCAGGGCATGCTGTCGGCGCCCGTTCCGCGCGCGCCACGCGTGGCCATCCTCTCCACGGGCGACGAACTGTGCCGGGCCGACGAGCCCCCCCGAGGCCGCATCGTCGACACCAACGCGCCGTCGCTCGCCCTCGCGGTCCGCCGAGCCGGGGGCCTGCCGTCGTTGCTGGGCATCGCCCGGGACACGCGCGACAGCGTGGCGGAGGCCCTCTCCCGTGCTCACGGGTTCGACGTGGTGCTCACCAGCGCGGGCGTCTCCGTGGGCGAGCGCGACTACGTGAAGGAGGTCCTCGCCGCCATCGGCGTGGAGCAGCACCTGTGGCGCGTGGCCATCAAGCCGGGCAAGCCCCTCGTCGTGGGCACACGAGGCACCACGCTGTTCTTCGGGCTGCCGGGCAACCCCACCTCGTCGCTGGTCACCTTCGAGCTCTTCGTCAGGCCCACGCTTCGCAGGCTGCTCGGACACGCGGACACCGCGCCCGTCCGGGTCTCCGGCCGGCTGGACGGCCAGCTCTCCAAGCCCCCGGGCCTGGCCCACTTCGTCCGGGTGACGGCCACCTGGAAGGACGGGGCACTCTGGGCCCGTCCCTTGTCCACCCAGACATCCGGCGCGCTTCGCTCCGCCGCGGCCGCCACCCACCTGCTGCACTTCACACGGGGAGCCAGCAGCTTGTCTCATGGAGACCTGGTGGAATTGCTTCCCGTCTCATGGGGCGCTTGA
- the ribA gene encoding GTP cyclohydrolase II produces the protein MSDTRSPQPLPTRKPTQHLERFSEADIPTKRGPLRTVVFRDRRNGREHVALVAGDVTGVEGVPVRIHSECLTSEVFGSLKCDCREQLDRALDFITQQGLGVVLYLRQEGRGIGLGNKIKAYALQSKGLDTYEANRQLGFADDLRSYDIAAEMLRSLDVRSVDLITNNPLKIAGMVEEGIPVLRRIPSRTEHNPHNVDYLRTKRERTGHLIELFAEDDDTEAQAG, from the coding sequence ATGTCGGATACTCGCTCACCCCAGCCACTTCCGACCCGGAAGCCGACCCAGCATCTGGAGCGGTTCTCGGAGGCGGACATCCCCACGAAGCGAGGTCCCTTGCGGACCGTCGTCTTCAGGGACCGGCGAAACGGCCGGGAGCACGTGGCCCTGGTCGCGGGGGACGTGACGGGCGTGGAGGGAGTGCCCGTCCGCATTCACTCAGAGTGCTTGACGAGCGAGGTCTTCGGCAGCCTCAAGTGCGACTGCCGGGAGCAGTTGGACCGGGCGTTGGACTTCATCACCCAGCAGGGCCTGGGGGTGGTGCTCTACCTCCGACAGGAGGGGCGTGGCATCGGCCTGGGGAACAAGATCAAGGCCTATGCCCTCCAGTCCAAGGGATTGGACACCTACGAGGCGAACCGCCAGCTCGGCTTCGCGGACGACCTGCGCAGCTACGACATCGCCGCGGAGATGCTTCGCTCGCTGGATGTGCGTTCGGTGGACCTCATCACCAACAATCCCCTGAAGATCGCCGGGATGGTCGAGGAGGGCATTCCCGTCCTGCGTCGAATCCCTTCCCGGACCGAGCACAATCCGCATAACGTCGACTATTTGAGGACGAAGCGCGAGCGTACGGGGCACCTGATTGAGCTCTTCGCCGAGGACGACGACACGGAAGCCCAAGCGGGTTGA
- a CDS encoding MBL fold metallo-hydrolase, with translation MRGSIPAPGPQTKRYGGNTPCVEIRCGEELLIFDLGSGARALGDSLLAAAGGPVRGNIFITHYHYDHLQGLPFFAPIFVPTSELTMNGPARNGRTTRELLSGHMVQPYFPVTAEGTFRAQVTYRDLPPDGTLQLGPAKVQWLELNHPGGSLGYRVECGGRSVVYATDVEHGSDMDSGMFDFARGADLFIYDSMYTEDEYHGRGGPARTGWGHSTWQAAVSAANAAKVKTLVLFHHDPNRDDAAMDKMLRQVRKHRPEAIAAKEAMVIKL, from the coding sequence GTGCGCGGTTCCATCCCCGCCCCTGGTCCGCAGACGAAACGGTACGGCGGCAACACCCCTTGCGTCGAAATCCGATGCGGAGAGGAGCTGCTGATCTTCGACCTGGGCTCGGGGGCCCGAGCACTGGGTGACTCGTTGCTCGCGGCCGCGGGCGGACCGGTGCGCGGCAACATCTTCATCACGCACTACCACTATGACCATCTCCAGGGTCTCCCCTTCTTCGCGCCCATCTTCGTCCCCACGAGTGAGCTGACGATGAATGGGCCTGCACGCAACGGGCGCACCACCCGGGAGCTCCTGAGCGGGCACATGGTCCAGCCGTACTTCCCGGTGACGGCGGAGGGGACCTTCCGCGCGCAGGTCACCTACCGCGACCTGCCACCCGATGGGACGCTGCAGCTGGGGCCGGCCAAGGTCCAGTGGTTGGAGCTGAACCACCCAGGTGGAAGCCTGGGTTACCGCGTGGAGTGCGGCGGGCGCTCCGTCGTGTACGCCACGGATGTGGAGCACGGCAGCGACATGGACTCGGGGATGTTCGACTTCGCGCGGGGCGCGGACCTGTTCATCTACGACTCCATGTACACCGAGGACGAGTACCACGGCCGCGGTGGACCGGCGCGCACGGGCTGGGGTCACTCGACGTGGCAGGCCGCGGTGAGCGCCGCCAACGCCGCGAAGGTGAAGACGCTGGTGCTCTTCCACCACGACCCGAACCGCGATGACGCGGCGATGGACAAGATGCTGCGGCAGGTGCGCAAGCACCGGCCAGAGGCCATCGCCGCCAAGGAAGCGATGGTCATCAAGCTGTAG
- the lipB gene encoding lipoyl(octanoyl) transferase LipB: MNTITVYRLGRVEYEDGLNLMRLFGDARRQGLSGDVLLLLEHPPVLTLGRGAKRENITAPDESLAAEGVGVFETNRGGDVTYHGPGQIVGYPIFLLPEARRDVRRYVRDVERSIMQVLSEWGITAGPIPKWPGVWIGEEGDPDARKIAAIGVHISRWLTTHGFALNVNTRMEHFRFIVPCGIREAGVTSMQRERGHPLALPDVQDALARSFCAVFDSERVDAPAPMRTVSIAVVRGRGPEARVLLVRRRPERGGFWQILTGRVESDEAPAQAAARELEEETGLRLPVEDLAYRHAFAVGETLPPVLAEENGFGVQAPPDAQVLLGPEHDAFEWVDVSTALERLPFVGLRETVKRAVAVRGG; this comes from the coding sequence GTGAATACCATCACCGTCTACCGGCTGGGCCGGGTGGAATACGAAGACGGCCTCAACCTGATGCGCCTCTTCGGCGATGCACGCCGGCAAGGGCTGAGCGGAGACGTCCTGCTCCTCCTGGAGCATCCGCCGGTCCTCACCCTCGGGCGAGGGGCGAAGCGGGAGAACATCACCGCGCCCGACGAGAGTCTCGCCGCCGAGGGCGTGGGGGTCTTCGAGACCAACCGCGGGGGCGACGTCACCTACCACGGCCCGGGGCAGATCGTCGGCTACCCCATCTTCCTGCTCCCCGAGGCGCGCCGGGACGTCCGCCGCTACGTTCGCGACGTCGAGCGCTCCATCATGCAGGTCCTGTCCGAGTGGGGCATCACCGCGGGGCCCATTCCCAAGTGGCCCGGCGTCTGGATTGGAGAGGAGGGCGACCCCGACGCGCGGAAGATCGCCGCCATCGGTGTCCACATCTCCCGCTGGCTCACCACCCACGGCTTCGCGCTCAACGTGAACACGCGGATGGAGCACTTCCGCTTCATCGTCCCGTGCGGCATTCGCGAGGCGGGGGTCACCTCCATGCAGCGTGAGCGAGGGCACCCGCTGGCCTTGCCCGACGTGCAGGACGCGCTGGCTCGAAGCTTCTGCGCCGTGTTCGACAGCGAACGCGTGGACGCCCCCGCGCCCATGCGGACGGTCAGCATCGCCGTCGTGCGAGGCCGTGGACCGGAGGCTCGCGTGTTGCTCGTGCGCCGGCGTCCGGAGCGGGGAGGCTTCTGGCAGATCCTGACGGGCCGCGTGGAGTCCGACGAAGCCCCAGCCCAGGCCGCCGCGCGTGAACTGGAGGAGGAGACGGGGCTGAGGCTGCCTGTCGAGGACCTTGCCTACCGCCATGCCTTCGCGGTGGGAGAGACCCTTCCTCCCGTCCTCGCGGAGGAGAACGGCTTCGGCGTCCAGGCGCCGCCGGATGCCCAGGTCCTCCTGGGGCCCGAGCATGATGCCTTCGAGTGGGTGGACGTCTCCACCGCGCTGGAGCGGCTGCCCTTCGTGGGGCTGCGAGAGACGGTGAAGCGCGCGGTGGCCGTGCGCGGAGGCTGA
- a CDS encoding ClpX C4-type zinc finger protein, with translation MAENPRELIRTAQSAELRGEVSVAVEYLHRAATLYRQAGNAARALQLLRHARRLDASRHDLIEEVGQLEGLLETVESPDAAAAGSARESVSPDDWGSPVEQALRQGLIDDALRGVERRSVEKSPEVAAWVLDAEVSEDLQRLETQLARVAATVDPAGVETSSPASRDEPSVDNALISSAAEEEAPPRRRREARIIERGPTRADVSLDAWCSFCCRPRAEVGDLVAGPAGAFICKACLAESSSLLTDVTAVPLPARPRASSRTGSAMEFVGQPEPRARLEAALQSGVRCILLVGGEGCGKSTLLQMLQRQGRGAVTHVDALADDTSFTPLFVEDVERLGAEQWKTLAAFLARESRPTVVLSARGQGADSGVLTLRGGSERFSVPTTEELSRSVHGVLPVSILEHVQVLSCLRQPERAEYVEMARARLALREPATSLSDEVLNAFAAEAERSARAGHELHALLNRVPSGTWELEKVTKPPSTRKGRRKGTS, from the coding sequence ATGGCCGAGAACCCTCGCGAGCTGATCCGCACCGCGCAGTCCGCCGAGCTGCGGGGAGAAGTCTCCGTCGCCGTGGAGTATCTCCATCGGGCCGCGACTCTGTATCGGCAGGCGGGAAACGCGGCCCGGGCGCTTCAGCTGCTGCGCCACGCGCGCCGGTTGGATGCGAGCCGACACGACCTCATCGAGGAAGTGGGCCAGCTCGAAGGACTGCTCGAGACGGTGGAGTCTCCGGACGCGGCGGCCGCGGGCTCGGCACGCGAGAGTGTTTCGCCCGACGACTGGGGCTCACCCGTCGAGCAGGCGCTCCGGCAGGGGCTCATCGACGATGCGCTGCGTGGGGTGGAGCGCCGCTCCGTCGAGAAGTCTCCCGAGGTCGCCGCGTGGGTTCTCGATGCGGAGGTGAGCGAAGACCTCCAACGGTTGGAGACCCAACTCGCCCGCGTGGCTGCCACCGTGGACCCCGCTGGTGTCGAAACATCTTCACCTGCGTCTCGTGATGAGCCCTCGGTGGATAACGCGCTGATTTCGAGTGCAGCCGAGGAGGAGGCGCCTCCGCGTCGCAGGCGGGAGGCTCGCATCATCGAGCGAGGACCCACTCGCGCCGATGTCTCGCTCGATGCGTGGTGCTCGTTCTGCTGTCGCCCGCGCGCGGAGGTGGGTGACCTCGTGGCGGGACCTGCTGGGGCATTCATCTGCAAGGCGTGTCTGGCAGAGTCGTCGTCGCTCCTCACGGATGTGACTGCCGTGCCGTTGCCCGCGCGTCCTCGCGCATCGTCGCGAACCGGCTCCGCGATGGAGTTCGTGGGACAGCCCGAGCCACGTGCCCGGCTGGAGGCCGCGCTTCAGTCGGGAGTCCGCTGCATCCTCCTCGTGGGCGGTGAAGGCTGTGGCAAGAGCACCCTGCTTCAGATGCTCCAGCGGCAGGGGAGGGGAGCCGTCACGCACGTTGATGCGCTCGCCGATGACACGTCCTTCACCCCGCTGTTCGTCGAGGACGTGGAGCGCCTGGGCGCCGAGCAGTGGAAGACACTCGCGGCCTTCCTCGCGAGGGAGTCACGTCCCACCGTGGTCCTCAGTGCGCGGGGACAGGGGGCCGACTCGGGAGTCCTGACGTTGCGCGGTGGTTCGGAAAGGTTCTCCGTCCCCACCACGGAAGAACTGTCGCGCTCCGTGCACGGCGTCCTCCCGGTGAGCATCCTGGAGCACGTCCAGGTGTTGTCGTGTCTGCGGCAGCCCGAGCGCGCCGAGTACGTGGAGATGGCCCGAGCGCGCCTCGCTCTTCGCGAGCCGGCGACGTCTCTCTCCGACGAAGTCTTGAATGCATTCGCGGCGGAGGCGGAGCGCTCCGCGCGCGCGGGCCATGAGCTGCACGCTCTCCTCAACAGGGTTCCCTCCGGTACGTGGGAGCTCGAGAAAGTGACGAAGCCGCCTTCCACACGGAAGGGGCGGCGGAAGGGAACGTCGTGA
- a CDS encoding dihydrolipoamide acetyltransferase family protein, whose protein sequence is MATFEFKLPDLGEGVMEGELVKWHVKPGDVVKEDQVLAEVMTDKATVTVPSPKAGRVVQTHGKEGDMAKVHQLLVTLEIEGAAPAQAGGHGAAAPAQASTAVASAPAAAVAPAQASKVLATPVTRRMAREHGLDLATIAGSGPQGRVTKADVLAALEGGEQKNVVAAPAPAQARPAVPAVSTGRADERIPLRGLRKKIAEKMVRSKFTMPHFAFVEEVDATELVALRARLNKQLAAAGDSTKLNYLPFIIKATIAALKKFPHLNANFDEAAQELVVRGEFNIGMAVATPDGLTVAVVKDADRLTLAELAQETARLGAAARERKLKMEELTGGTFTITSLGQSGGLFATPIINHPEVGIMGVHKLKKRPAVVNDQVVIRDMMNLSLSCDHRVIDGSVAADFVYEVIKYLEKPDLLFLAMA, encoded by the coding sequence ATGGCAACCTTCGAATTCAAGCTCCCCGACCTCGGCGAAGGCGTGATGGAGGGCGAGCTGGTCAAGTGGCACGTCAAGCCCGGCGACGTCGTGAAGGAAGACCAGGTTCTTGCCGAGGTGATGACGGACAAGGCCACCGTCACCGTCCCCAGCCCGAAGGCCGGGCGTGTTGTGCAGACGCACGGCAAGGAAGGGGACATGGCGAAGGTGCACCAGCTCCTCGTCACGCTGGAGATTGAAGGGGCTGCTCCCGCGCAGGCGGGGGGGCACGGCGCGGCGGCTCCGGCGCAGGCCTCCACCGCGGTGGCTTCCGCTCCGGCGGCCGCGGTGGCTCCCGCTCAGGCGTCGAAGGTGTTGGCCACGCCGGTGACCCGGCGCATGGCGCGTGAGCATGGGCTGGACCTGGCGACGATTGCGGGCAGTGGTCCGCAGGGACGGGTGACGAAGGCGGACGTGCTCGCCGCGCTGGAGGGTGGGGAGCAGAAGAACGTGGTGGCCGCGCCCGCGCCCGCTCAGGCGCGTCCGGCGGTGCCGGCCGTTTCGACGGGCCGCGCGGATGAGCGCATTCCTCTGCGAGGCCTGCGCAAGAAGATCGCCGAGAAGATGGTGCGGTCGAAGTTCACCATGCCGCACTTCGCCTTCGTGGAAGAGGTGGACGCGACGGAGCTGGTGGCGCTGCGGGCGCGGCTCAACAAGCAGCTCGCGGCGGCGGGTGACAGCACCAAGCTCAATTACCTGCCGTTCATCATCAAGGCGACCATCGCCGCGCTGAAGAAGTTCCCGCACCTGAACGCCAACTTCGATGAGGCGGCGCAGGAGCTGGTGGTGCGTGGCGAGTTCAACATCGGCATGGCGGTCGCGACGCCCGACGGCCTCACGGTGGCGGTGGTGAAGGACGCGGACCGCCTGACGCTGGCGGAGCTGGCGCAGGAGACGGCGCGCCTGGGCGCCGCGGCGCGCGAGCGGAAGCTGAAGATGGAGGAGCTGACGGGCGGCACCTTCACCATCACCTCGCTGGGCCAGAGTGGCGGTCTGTTCGCCACGCCCATCATCAACCACCCCGAGGTGGGCATCATGGGCGTGCACAAGCTCAAGAAGCGCCCGGCCGTGGTGAATGACCAGGTCGTGATTCGCGACATGATGAACCTGTCGCTCTCGTGCGACCATCGCGTCATCGACGGCTCCGTGGCGGCGGACTTCGTGTACGAAGTCATCAAGTACCTGGAGAAGCCGGACCTGCTGTTCCTGGCGATGGCGTGA
- the lipA gene encoding lipoyl synthase, producing MATPDRFPLPQVPETSRKPEWLKVRLPHGEGYERVKAIVKRTKLATVCEEARCPNIAECWGGGTATVMLMGEVCTRACRFCHVKVGAPPPLDPMEPIHLAQAVKEMDLEYIVVTSVNRDDRPDGGASHFASAIRELRRESPRTIVEVLIPDFKGVEKDLTTVAEAKPHVVAHNVETVERLTPTVRDRRANYRQSLRVLDYLKRRPEGLYTKTSVMVGLGETDAELEQTFKDLREVGVDVLTLGQYLQPSQYHLRVERFVTPAQFESYKKLAESYGFLYVASGPLVRSSYRAAEFFMKGLMERERLERLG from the coding sequence ATGGCGACTCCTGATCGGTTCCCTCTCCCCCAGGTGCCTGAGACCTCCCGCAAGCCGGAGTGGCTGAAGGTGCGGTTGCCCCACGGCGAAGGGTACGAGCGGGTCAAGGCCATCGTGAAGCGCACGAAGCTGGCGACCGTGTGCGAAGAGGCGCGCTGCCCGAACATCGCCGAGTGCTGGGGCGGCGGCACGGCCACGGTGATGCTGATGGGCGAGGTCTGCACGCGTGCGTGCCGCTTCTGCCACGTGAAGGTGGGCGCTCCTCCGCCGTTGGACCCGATGGAGCCCATCCACCTGGCCCAGGCCGTCAAGGAGATGGACCTGGAGTACATCGTCGTCACGTCGGTGAACCGCGATGACCGGCCGGACGGTGGCGCCAGCCACTTCGCCTCCGCCATCCGCGAGCTGCGCCGGGAGAGCCCTCGCACCATCGTCGAGGTGCTCATCCCCGACTTCAAGGGCGTGGAGAAGGACCTGACGACGGTCGCCGAGGCGAAGCCGCACGTGGTCGCCCACAACGTGGAGACGGTGGAGCGGTTGACGCCGACGGTGAGAGATCGCCGCGCGAACTACCGCCAGTCCCTGCGCGTGCTGGACTACCTCAAGCGCCGCCCCGAGGGGCTCTACACCAAGACGTCGGTGATGGTGGGCCTGGGCGAGACGGACGCGGAGCTGGAGCAGACGTTCAAGGACCTGCGCGAGGTGGGCGTGGATGTGCTCACTCTTGGACAGTACCTCCAGCCGTCGCAGTACCACCTGCGCGTGGAGCGCTTCGTGACGCCCGCGCAGTTCGAGTCGTACAAGAAGCTGGCGGAGTCGTACGGCTTCCTCTACGTGGCTTCGGGGCCGCTGGTCCGCTCCAGCTATCGCGCCGCCGAGTTCTTTATGAAGGGCCTGATGGAGCGCGAGCGCCTCGAGCGGCTCGGCTGA
- a CDS encoding DUF72 domain-containing protein — translation MNTVQVMAPIHLGTSGYVYADWKQRFYPPGLPARRWLSWYANVFTSVELNATFYRLPSAQTVDHWREQVPAGFRFACKGSRFLTHLKRLTDVGPGLEHFYAPVRRLGHKLGPVLWQLPPSMKTPDPERLHRFLTHQPRGIRQVVEFRHAAWYHPEVLAVLEQHHTALCEHDLLPEPAPHPTGGFRYLRFHGPQGHAQGRYGKKALRPVAKDLKRWREDGHTAWVFFNNDPGAASVLDAIDLAELLGTPVELPPDMTRPSSETRSGTA, via the coding sequence ATGAACACCGTCCAGGTCATGGCCCCCATCCACCTGGGTACCAGCGGCTACGTCTACGCGGACTGGAAGCAGCGCTTCTACCCCCCCGGCCTGCCGGCCCGTCGCTGGCTCTCCTGGTACGCGAACGTCTTCACCTCGGTGGAACTGAACGCGACGTTCTACCGCCTGCCCTCGGCCCAGACGGTGGACCACTGGCGCGAGCAGGTCCCTGCCGGGTTCCGCTTCGCCTGCAAGGGCAGCCGCTTCCTCACCCACCTCAAGCGCCTCACCGACGTGGGCCCGGGGCTCGAGCACTTCTACGCCCCCGTGCGCCGCCTGGGGCACAAGCTGGGCCCCGTCCTCTGGCAGCTCCCGCCCAGCATGAAGACGCCCGACCCCGAGCGCCTGCACCGCTTCCTCACCCATCAGCCCCGAGGCATCCGGCAGGTCGTCGAGTTCCGTCACGCGGCCTGGTACCACCCCGAGGTGCTCGCGGTCCTCGAGCAGCACCACACCGCGCTCTGCGAACATGACCTGCTCCCAGAGCCCGCCCCCCACCCCACCGGAGGCTTTCGCTACCTGCGGTTCCATGGCCCCCAGGGACACGCTCAGGGCCGCTATGGAAAGAAGGCCCTGCGCCCCGTGGCCAAGGACTTGAAGCGCTGGCGGGAGGACGGCCACACCGCGTGGGTGTTCTTCAACAACGACCCAGGGGCGGCCTCCGTGCTGGATGCCATCGACCTCGCGGAGCTGCTGGGCACTCCCGTGGAGTTGCCCCCGGACATGACAAGGCCGTCCTCGGAGACTCGCTCCGGGACGGCCTGA